A window of Syngnathoides biaculeatus isolate LvHL_M chromosome 9, ASM1980259v1, whole genome shotgun sequence contains these coding sequences:
- the fhdc1 gene encoding FH2 domain-containing protein 1: MLASEPQSCRPATSEPPSLDDVPAPPPLPPPPPPPPPPMLPQPSRKKHRVRSFFWKPIPEEKVRERPNIWTLVGRQQQYQIDVRSVEELFGQQEATSTGGLGSATAPGTGARVSRSRSFKDNSKKEISILDSKRAMNVGIFLKQFKKSNRCIVEDIRRGHGGTYGAQPLKDLLKLLPDTDETKKLQAFRGDPDKLTLVDSFMFLLIQVPLLEVRIEAMVLSEEFLPSCALMSHDIDVVRVATRELMSCEELHAILHLVLQAGNIMNAGGYAGNAVGFKLSSLLSLADTKANKPGMNLLHFVAMEAKKKDGALLRFPEKLVHIHSAARISVENMELEFSSLYIRIRTLEEKVQRDPGLLQQLQSFLQSSVQTLADLEHRCLELRKEGNALVDFFCEDKDAFKLDEGFRIFHDFCVKFKKAIKDNADRELKEAARQHRLRDLEEKRLAWSIEDCGSGGAFARSSSENDVETLTKEGLLDFFQGRSKSPHSPPGRSSSARRHRHTMTSIADRELQSYLELFGDKFNSLPRSGRAHQRKTTPWIDNRELTSPRAESEPISPLARFSSAGLKADEDQYNNNNSGNQWSPRFIDGHMNVNVEKHTLVPGPQAFHLQSPNCVNQDDIQWIDPEQKKQPPSRTLDVVPGAAIDLTQEDKTNSVSSTTCDTPLPSDTPLSNRKPAFNMPDSTEADCSVTLDVSEVESSSLSKDGLHTGTSDKERETPGELSSPSAVLDSVPPRDSSVPRTADAASATPTEWETESCDITVVKEALRSNGKPVCTKSKTGGEGGGMGGESCFRTGSGANGGASGSGGKGGSNGYTPGGSNSGVRTLTSSESQSIRKVVPISRLTRAGSKKKPETALDRPLRDQSTPPRGHHEKTPRPQRHSSLPPDDSKAKRGSHPTSASKCTCDSTNLRKTSSINKPSAKPLRHVPKPAPEEKMCRSTMRALAQAEVLGGTSSENGSLQAPSSKSAVDVPSFARNTVASSSRTKKEPVALSTPSHVTTVLSRHPSIKQTKLASTVSAGEERTTLRRVHSVKTTSRSAYRSQTPPAQSREAGMAYRSAKPSWK, translated from the exons ATGCTGGCTAGTGAGCCCCAGAGCTGCAGACCCGCCACCTCAGAGCCGCCCTCCCTCGACGATGTGCCGGCCCCGCCGCCTTTgccaccccctcccccgccgCCCCCACCTCCCATGTTGCCCCAACCCAGCAGGAAGAAACACCGAGTCCGCAGCTTCTTCTGGAAGCCCATCCCGGAGGAGAAAGTCCGCGAGAGACCCAACATCTGGACGCTAGTGGGGCGGCAGCAGCAGTACCAGATCGACGTCCGGTCTGTGGAGGAGCTTTTTGGCCAGCAGGAGGCGACGAGTACGGGTGGCCTGGGGTCAGCGACCGCTCCTGGAACGGGCGCGCGGGTCTCCCGATCCCGATCGTTCAAGGACAACAGCAAGAAAGAG ATCAGCATCTTGGACTCCAAGAGGGCAATGAATGTGGGCATTTTCCTCAAGCAGTTCAAAAA GTCCAACCGTTGCATTGTGGAGGACATAAGGCGAGGACACGGCGGGACGTACGGAGCCCAgcccctcaaagacctgctcAAGCTGCTGCCCGACACCGACGAG ACCAAAAAGCTGCAGGCGTTCCGAGGCGACCCGGACAAGCTGACGCTGGTGGACTCTTTTATGTTTCTGCTCATCCAGGTGCCGCT gttGGAGGTGCGTATTGAGGCGATGGTGCTCAGTGAGGAGTTTCTTCCTTCCTGCGCGCTGATGAGTCACGACATCGATGTCGTACGAGTCGCCACTCGAG AGTTAATGAGCTGCGAGGAGCTCCACGCCATTTTGCATCTTGTCCTGCAGGCGGGAAACATCATGAACGCG GGAGGCTACGCTGGTAACGCGGTGGGCTTCAAGCTGTCGTCGTTGCTCTCGCTGGCTGACACCAAAGCCAACAAGCCGGGGATGAACCTGCTACATTTTGTTGCTATG GAGGCCAAGAAAAAAGACGGGGCACTGCTGAGGTTTCCGGAAAAACTGGTCCACATCCACAGTGCAGCCAG GATCTCTGTGGAGAACATGGAGCTGGAGTTCTCGTCCTTGTACATTCGCATACGAACCCTTGAGGAGAAGGTGCAGCGAGACCCTGGATTACTGCAGCAGCTCCAGTCTTTCCTCCAG AGTTCTGTGCAGACGCTTGCGGATCTGGAACACCGTTGCCTGGAACTTCGCAAGGAAGGCAACGCGCTAGTGGATTTCTTCTGCGAGGACAAGGACGCGTTCAAGCTAGACGAAGGTTTTCGCATTTTCCACGACTTCTGTGTCAAGTTCAAGAAAGCCATCAAG GACAATGCAGACCGTGAGCTAAAGGAGGCGGCGAGGCAGCATCGCCTGAGGGACTTGGAGGAAAAACGACTGGCCTGGTCGATCGAAGACTGCGGCAGCGGTGGTGCATTCGCTCGCAGCAGCAGTGAGAACGACGTGGAGACTCTCACCAAGGAAGGTCTCCTCGATTTCTTCCAAGGGAGGTCAAAGAGTCCTCACAGTCCTCCTGGACGCTCATCCAGCGCCCGCCGTCACCGCCACACGATGACGTCCATCGCAGACCGGGAGCTCCAGAGCTACCTGGAGCTGTTCGGAGACAAGTTCAACAGCCTGCCTCGGTCAGGCCGTGCGCACCAGCGCAAAACCACTCCTTGGATCGACAACCGAGAGCTCACATCCCCTCGTGCCGAAAGTGAACCCATCAGCCCGCTCGCCAGGTTTTCCTCAGCAGGGCTGAAAGCTGATGAAGaccagtacaacaacaacaacagcggcAACCAGTGGTCTCCCCGATTCATTGACGGCCACATGAACGTGAATGTAGAGAAGCACACTTTGGTTCCTGGGCCGCAAGCGTTTCACCTCCAGAGTCCAAACTGTGTTAACCAGGACGATATCCAATGGATTGATCCGGAACAAAAGAAGCAACCCCCTTCCCGGACTTTGGACGTAGTTCCAGGAGCAGCAATAGATTTGACACAAGAGGACAAAACTAACTCAGTTTCCTCAACCACCTGTGACACCCCACTGCCATCAGACACCCCGTTGTCCAACAGGAAGCCAGCGTTTAACATGCCAGACTCCACCGAAGCAGACTGCTCAGTCACACTGGATGTATCTGAAGTTGAGAGCTCTTCCCTTTCTAAAGACGGACTCCACACGGGAACAAGTGACAAAGAGAGAGAAACCCCTGGAGAACTAAGTTCTCCATCAGCCGTGTTGGACTCTGTCCCACCCAGGGACTCATCAGTACCAAGAACAGCTGATGCCGCCTCTGCGACGCCGACAGAGTGGGAAACCGAAAGCTGCGACATCACCGTCGTGAAAGAGGCTTTGAGAAGCAACGGGAAACCAGTATGCACAAAAAGCAAGACAGGGGGCGAAGGCGGTGGTATGGGTGGCGAAAGCTGCTTCAGAACTGGCAGCGGTGCCAATGGGGGTGCCAGTGGTAGTGGAGGCAAAGGTGGAAGCAATGGATACACTCCAGGTGGGAGCAACAGTGGTGTGAGAACACTAACCAGCAGCGAGAGTCAGAGCATACGGAAAGTGGTGCCCATTAGCCGGCTTACCAGGGCGGGCAGCAAAAAGAAACCAGAGACAGCCCTAGATAGGCCTCTCCGTGACCAAAGCACCCCACCAAGAGGTCACCACGAAAAGACACCCAGACCACAGCGACACTCCAGTCTACCTCCCGACGACTCGAAAGCCAAGAGAGGATCCCACCCAACTAGCGCCTCCAAATGCACGTGCGATTCTACTAACTTAAGGAAGACTTCCTCCATCAATAAGCCGAGCGCCAAACCCCTTAGACACGTTCCCAAGCCGGCACCTGAGGAGAAGATGTGTCGCTCCACCATGAGGGCTCTCGCACAGGCGGAAGTCCTGGGCGGCACGTCTTCGGAAAACGGCAGCTTACAGGCGCCGAGCTCCAAGAGTGCTGTCGATGTCCCGAGCTTTGCCCGGAACACAGTGGCGTCGTCTTCCCGGACGAAGAAGGAACCGGTCGCCCTGTCCACACCGTCTCACGTCACCACCGTCCTGAGTCGGCATCCGTCCATCAAGCAGACTAAATTAGCATCCACGGTTTCGGCCGGCGAAGAGCGGACAACGCTGCGGCGGGTGCACAGTGTCAAGACGACCAGTCGCAGCGCCTATCGCAGCCAGACGCCACCTGCCCAGTCTCGGGAAGCGGGGATGGCCTACAGGAGTGCCAAGCCCAGCTGGAAGTAG